ATTGTATAAATCAGTTCGTGTGCCTCCCAATTAAGTAGTGTCCAGTACAATCTCAAAATCGACTAGATCGCCAACTGAACAAATCAGTTCGTGTACACGAGTTAAttgagatttaaaaaaaaaaaacttttatattgataggtttaagttcatgaactggtaAAACAGTTTGTGAACTTTAAGAACTACTTACTCCTTAGATTGCACTCTTCTTTACAAATGTTCATCATTATAGTAAAGTCATACGACTTGTCTCAGTAGATAAAATGGTTGATAATATGCgtaaataggatagtcagtccatacatacctttgttgatgaagtttccatTGGCGtcgtcttcagtcttcaatcttcaaggtcgaTTGGTGAATTTTGATACTCAATTATCATGTTTTATTCCTTGTCCAAGACTGAATTTAGTATATTATAAATCGAAACGTAATTTTGATCAAGTAAAACTGACAACAAGGTTGGAATACCAAAACTTGGGAGTTTgatcgagcgatgctctaacacaagTAATATCAACCGAAAACTAAGCCAAAAATCTAGTTTCCCATTAGTGGTACTTCTAGTGCTTCTTGATCCTAATAAGAAAACTTAAAATGCAAAATGCTTTCGTACATAACCATATTGAACTTACTCGCAAGTATGTTAATCAAACAAACAATATCACATAAAGTGTGATCCtggaataagtttgtaagaatacaagaTCTACTATTTATAGTGTAATGACCAAGGCTTGCTTCGAAAAGAAGAAGCCTTAATTCTGAAATTCTCACAAGATGTTGTTTCGTATACCAATTTCGAAAAtagaatatattttttattttttcgataTTAGAAACACATAATATTGTCATAAAATCTTAGAACATATTTCCAACTCATATAACAGGAATCCTACTAGTAtgacaactaatattagctaGCGCACAatgtatattttccaaatataatcaACTAGTTGTACGCAATATCCTTGAAAAGATAAGCATACCTTTTTTTATTCCAAAGATAAATTCAAAAAATGTTCCCATAATATAAGTGGGATCTTAGTTTTGAGTATCACAGGAATATATATGAACAATGATATATAAGAGTTTTCAAAATGTATTGAGTATTTCTAGAAACAAAACTTTCCATCCAAATTCATTTGTCTTTCAAAATCCTAAAGATATAGATTAAGATGGAGATTTCGAAAGTTTAACTTTGGGATCAGTCCTGAATCCTATTAGACATCGAAAGTTATTTAGTGTATAAACAAACTTAAAATTTAACATGAATTCAACATCTGGATTCACTACTAGATAGACATATCTAGTTCCCCGAAAGTTCGACACTAATCCACCGAAACAGTCATATTAGTGTTATTCCGAAAGTACGAATGCATAGGAAACTATATTACGTAACTCTGTACAACAAGACGTAATCATAAGAATAATCAAGTTATATAAAACCAACTAAAGCCATGTAAAcaaacttcacatgttatgttttcaacgaATATAAAAAGAACTTGGatagaaatgaaactagtcaAGGTCAGTAATTACTAACATCAATATGAAGATCTTCAACTCTTCGACAAGTGACTATTGATTGCCTCAACAGTTTTATGTCCcaagtctaacctaacgaagttgactttagcaTACAATTCACCCGACCGAGTTTTGTAACTAATAATGACATTTCAATGCTTGGCTGGGTTCAACTGAGTAGTTCTCTAATAGTAAACATTAAACGTGATCCGTTATAGACGATTTTCCCATTTGAAGACCTGAGGTCTGATGTATGAACCCGCAATGAAGTTGGTTCATAGTATATTCAGATACCACTGATAGAATTGCGAATAGATTATATATCATAAGCTAATAGAGGATCTGAGTACACAACTTTAGGATAACCATGAAACCAGGATCTGAGTACACCGTTAATAGAGGATTTGAGTAAACATTTTCTATTACATCGTACTTAAAACCACAAAATTAGGTAGAAATATTAAGTGGGAGATTATATAGGATTATTTGAGAAAAAGGTGTAAGAagatgtgagttgaaatgaagcAAATGGGTGTTATGTATAGGGGGAAATATAGTCGTTGGATTGAACTAGTTGTTGTCATTCGACTGTTAGCTAAACGCTCTAACCATATAAACTTGGCTAAACGATTATCCATTGCCTCAATAGACAATCATCAATTTGGATGGTTTTATTATTGAGTATTATAGTTCATTTATCTCATTGGTTGGTTCAACTATACAATTATATTATTTGAATTGGTCTAATAAACTAATAACTTCAGCCAGGTAAAAAAGCGGATGGTTAAGGCTAAGCCTTATGGTTCTCCAACTTCAAGATTCGAGATGGAATACCGTTACTTATTCCACTAATTCAAGTTGTGGATCAAACAAGTGCTTGAACATAAAATTGAATCAAGTTATTTACGTTGGTTggacataaaaataaataataatacgaGCCATCAAATTAACATATCCCTTGGTGATTCAACAAATCCACTAATTTGGTACAGCTATATCAAACCATTGAGCGCAAAAAATTTGATTCAAGCAGAaattgcaaaaagaaaaaaaaaaaacaaaattgattcAATAAAAAACCATTCGAGATAATATACGACTGAGACTGGTTTGTATTTAAGTTTTTGCTTAAACTCGCAGAACCATAAGTGTTGGCATAAGGGTGGTAAACCATAGCATAGCAGCCATAGCTATTCAAAAGCCAGACAAagcatcttgaatcttgattagcTTTAGAGTTTTAGATGCATTCTAAACTGAAACCAAAGCCGTACACATCTAATCATAATTTTGGTTTATTAGTAGTTGGTATAACTATCTGGATCCAACGGTAATGGGGCACAAGATAATTAGGATTTAGGACCCACCAAATGATAAGGCTAACTGTTAACGAGTCGTGATCTACATGTGATGTGCTTTACAGAGTTCATCCATAAGATTGTTcaaaatacaaacaaaaaaagGAAAATTCGATATTGATCATTTGTGTTGTCGTTATTATTGACTAGACCTAGTACCATATAACAGATAATAATAATTAACCTCTAATTGTCATTACTTAATAACTAATCAACTCTCTAAGCTGCGTCGATCTTACTCTAATATTAAATAAATGGCTTAAtaataaaacataaaacaaagaTTCAAAAGCTGAATGTGAACTGTGGATGTCTACAGTATACTTGATGTATCGCCAAAGTCAATACAGCTAATATACAAACGCGTATGGTGCAAACGATTGATTGGTTATGAATCTTATGATCTTGATTAATCCAAAATGGAGAAGAATGTGCTCGCTGTTCACAATAGGAAGAAAAGAATCTTATTTAGTATTAATTTATCTGAATATATTAGTTTAAATAAATAGCTACCTATCGAAATAgataacaataaaaataaaaattgatatggcTAACGAATATAAAAGCAACTTAAGGCTCGTAGCCTCGTACAAGCGAGTCACTAACATCTTGTGCTAATAAGCTATAAGAACAGAAGACAGTAGATGTGGTCCACGAAAAAAATACATTGTGCTCAACTACCCATGAGTCATGGAGTCATGAGCCTAGGCATCTGCTGCCTGGCTATCTTCTAAACTTGCATCACTGGCTTGTAGGTAATAAGTGCAAGAGTGAAGAGGAAAAAACCTCTGTGAGAACAGATTGGCTTGTAGCAGGTACCCTCTCTGTGAGGTTAGTTATATTAAGTGTCGTCCATTCCGAGATGCTAAGCGGCAGCGGGGTCAATGCGATATGTGAACAGAACAGTAGGCTATGGCATTCATTACTGCCAAAACAGATACTGCTGACATAACTTCCTGCAGAACAGATACTGCTGACATATAAATTTCGGTAAAAAATGATTTTCATCGCAAAAAAGATTTCCATTGCCGGGATTTGAAACCGGGTCGCCTGGGTGAAAGCCAGGTATCTTACGGGGCTGGACTACAATGGATTGGTGACTTAACTGAGAAATTAGCGTATTTATTTGAGATTTTCCACCTTTTCTGGATACCCTCGAGGTTTAGTAAAAGAGATGCAGGAAAAGCAACAGGACCTGATCAGACTCCACATTTCTGCTGATGTCAGTGTTGCAGAGTGATAACTGGTAAGGTCTCTTGGTGTTGATAATACCAGTGATATGAGTTCAAAAATCGTGAGCAATTCTCCGCTACATATTAACACATGTAAAATCCAACACATTCTTGACTTAGGTACACAAGGATAGCAAGGGTTTGACAAAGGCCCTGTAAACCATTTTCATACTTGCAACAGCAAAATCAATACAGACTGAAACTAAAAAAAGAATCAAACAGTTccgtggtgaagaagaatatatttCACACAAACTAAACAAAACTGAATAGTTTCACCATTAGTCAGATATCCAATATCACTGTGGAAGTTTCCTTTCATTAATGTGCCCAATAAGTTAAAAATGTCGGGAGTCGAACTCCAGAATTAATGCATCTCGTAACAGAGGGAGAAACTCACTATCAACAAATAAAACTAGAAAAAGTTGGTGGGTTTGGGGTCTCTCACCTCACCTTACCATATTAGTTAAGCATTACATGTACATGAGCAAAAATTAAGCACAAAAGTGACTAAACCCACCTGGCAaaaagaagcaaagaaaaataataaacaaaagaCAACCCAACATAAATATAGCTCATTGATAGATTTACAGATCAACGTACTGTTGCTGTTACCATTGGTAAATTAACGTTCTACTGTTTATGGTTTGGGGTACATCTGAGCAGACTGGTCAGATGGCTTGGTCATGTTTTCTTGTTCGACTTTCACAGGTGTTGGTTCATCTATTGACATAGGAACTGCATCTGGAGCCTGAAAATGAGAACCACACAAGCAGAACAAAGTTAGGGTGGAGGAATGAGCATACTTGGTTTTCGATGCAGTGGTATTCTATTCTGGTAGGCACCCTTTAGCCTGTTAGTCCAGACGAACTGGTAAGACTACGACAACATGTTTGCATTATATTGTCACTCTGGTGACTGTGTTTTGATTTTCAACCAAGTGGGGATATGGCATCTTGAACCATTTTTTGCTTTGTGAAGGTGTGTATTTAGAAAATTCACCTTAGAGCCTGAGTTTTCTTCAGCTTTTGTTTCCACGCCTTTGACTTGCTCAACTGCAACTTTCTGATCCTCCTACAAGATGAGATGCATTATCAGTGGCACCCAAATATAAATAAACCATTTACTCATTTCAAACTCTTTCATATGATTGTTATGATGTTTTTAATCTGTTACTTGTACAGCAAAACACTCCCTTACTAATTTTAAGAATAAAACCTAATTTGGTGAAAAATGACCCTACATGAGTAACATTGTCTACTATCTGATTATTGATAAGTTTACATGCAGTGAATCAGATTTGAGATCAGGAACAGGAAATACCATCTCTTTAACTTCAGGTTCGTCGACTTCTCTCTTCACTCTTGCAGGTTGTGAGTTGTTTGCCAGAGGCTTACTGTAAGCAGAACCAAAATGTTAACAGCCGGTAGAAAAGAGATTTTTAGATCACCTCACAGCAAAACAAGGAAAAGACATAAGAAAAGTACCGCTCGTCATCAACTTCCATGTCAGAATCAGGACCCCATCTCTCATCTGCATCCTCTTGATCTTCATCTCCCTGCATTCAGCATTTGATGACTTAGATTTCAAGATCAAGACATTGGAACTAGAAGTCATATTTGTACTTCTCACATCACTATTAAAAACAATTTTTGAGTCTAACTCGAGAAAGAAAACAGCGACAACTTCAGAAAGGAAATCAGTTTATTTCGAAAAACAATGATAGTCCTTTCCAAAAGAAGTACACTAACGTTTATTGATTGAACGACAATGTTTTTTGTACCCTTAGTATCACATCCCATTTGCTAACAACTATAGGGGAAATGCATCCACTGGTGAAGCTTTCAATAATTATCAGTGCAGAAAAGACAGAAACAGTGATATATAGTAGACAGAGAGAAGGAGAGATGTAGAGGTAACAGCTAAAATTTAATAAAGATAATAGATGCAGAAAATAGACCTCTGGAAGCTCCGTGTCGGGTGGTCGTTCCTGAAATTGGATGCTAGGTGCATGCCGAAGCTTCGAGAGATTCTCAAGAAGCTTCCCTCTTATCTCTTCCAATATCAGACGTGAGTTCTTGTTCTCCATATTACTGGGAGCAACATGGAGAGTATAATCAGGACCAAAATACTCATAGTATTCATGCTGTGGCATCTTGTCTTCAATTTCTACACCAAGTGCGACTCCTGTCTGCTCtcaatatacaaaaatattagaaGCTACAAATAACCCAGGAAATGAACAAGTAAACGCACATAGCAGGTGACTAATTGGCTTATGAATATGACAGACAAAACGCTAAAAAAAACATGAACTTTATATGCATAATAAGAATGAAATCTTGAGTTGGAAAAACCAAAAAAGCTTGATTCAACATACAAGAATCATCTCTGCCACATCACAAGAACTTGATCTTTAAGTTCAAGAAGGTAATACAGCTTAGCATTTGTCCGTAACTAATATTATCCACCTATCTAAGTACAACCAGCTTAAATAAGCCCCTTTGagaaaaaagtttcaaaaatcCACAATTCCAAGCAACTTGTACCGTGTAAACCTTCAATTCTAACAAGTCATATCTCAATGTCACATTAACATAAACAACTAGGAGTTTAAACACGATACTTGCCGAGGCCCATCAAGATTTATTTAAAATAGGTAACAAAAATGACAACCATACAATCTTATCAACTGAATGCTGATAAACCAATTCCAGTTTCAATTTTGAGTGGTATAATGCTAAGGGCACAACAATTGTCTCTTAGAGATTCCTCCCGGAATTGCGTTATCGAACCAGGATTGGCTGTTAGTGGACACCAACCACTTTTCACATGCTCGTAAACTTTTATTAATCATGATTTAGGTGTAAGATGGCTAAGTTGTAGCTGATGTATTCAAAAAGAAGTAAGAAACTCTCAAATCACCCTCGTTGTAACTCCTCTCTGACTTGAAATGCAATACTAGTAACAAAAAACAGCATATTCATTTGATATTAAGCATTTATAGCAGCTTCTGTGAAGAAGTTGAATATGGGTAGTCTTAAACTTCAAGGTGTTCTGATATATAATATGGCCACACGAGTGATAAAAACAGCTCAAATAAATTTTCGTCAATTTGAAACTTCATATGTACCTCGTAACACCAACAACGAGCAACATTACGTATCGTATATCCTCCACCACCCAGCAGCAGCAATGGCACATTAAAGGATCTCATGTATTTCACACACTCAGCATGACCTTTGATGGAAAGATTGAAGCAGCCTAACCTGTCACCAGATAAGGAGTCAGCGCCACATTGAAGAACCACGGCTCCAGGTCTGAAAATTTCCATCACTTTCTCCATCAGTGGtttgaataagttctggtagcTCTCATCATCAATCCCGTCATCAAGGGGTACATTCAGGGAGTAGTATTTCCCCTTCCCATGTCCAATGTCTCGTATGTCTCCTGTGCCTGGAAAATAATCGCCAAATTTGTGGAATGAAACAGTCATGACTCTATCAGTTGTGTAGAAAGCCTCCTCTACTCCATCTCCGTGGTGGATATCAATGTCCACATACAGGACCCGCTGCGACATGGACAATACATATAGATTAGATATAAAAACGGAAACAAAGAATAGATGGAACTAATTATTATACGAAATGCACTACATTCCTCAAGGAATCATCATCAATACTTGCCTAAAACGCTCTTAATGGAACATccaaatcaatttaattgaagtcCATAGTTTTAGTCTAGACTTTAGCATAAGATACTCTCATTTATTCTCAAAGTTGGAGTACACATATATGTATGAGTTTCAACCTCGAGTTAGAGGTTCAAACTTCAGTGACTAGTACAACTAAGGTACTAGAGTTTTAAGTGAACGACTAAGAGCTGTATAACCTATAGTCACGAATAACAACTAGAATAAGAAATAAGCTTAAATCACAAACCTCGTGTGTTTTGAGAAGTTCCAAAATTGACAAGACGATATCGTTCACATAACAGAATCCAGAAGCCTCACACTTTTTAGCATGATGAAGCCCACCTGCCCAATTTATCGCAATATCACAAAGTCCATGGTTTAACTTCACAGCACCACCAACTGACCCACCAGCATACGTCTGACAGAAAGAATAAAGACCATCGAAAACAGGGCAATCTTCACCAACATTGAACCTCTTTAGCTGCCTAAGTTGGTCCTGCTGGGTTTCTGGAGTGATACTTCTTAAAAAAGCAACATAATCATCCGCATGAAACCGACAAAGATCCCTATCTCGAGCAGGAAAAGGCTTTAAGACTTGCATATTCTGAAGCAAGCCATAATGAGCCAAGAGTGCATGGGTCATTCTAATGCGATGAGGCTTCATCGGGTGACCTTGTCCATAATAGTAATTTCCAACTTCTGGATCATAAAAATATGATACTTTCCTCTTCACCCCATCAGGGCCTGATGGAAGGGAATTACCCCCAGTTTCCATCACTaacctagaaaaaaaaaatcagcaaagaaaaaaaatgaatcaaaTAATCATGTAAAGAGATAAAAGATTCCCTtactgaaataaagaaaaaactgGGGAATCATGAACAACTGAGAAAACCAAAAACCCATCAAGGAAATGAGAAAGAAGAGGTacccaaaaccctaaaaagagTTAACTTTACCTGAATATAGAAACTACAAAAATTCAAACTCTTGGATCTACACTGAGTAATAAATGATAAGTGAAACAAATTAAGAAAAACTACTGCTTTATCT
This DNA window, taken from Papaver somniferum cultivar HN1 chromosome 3, ASM357369v1, whole genome shotgun sequence, encodes the following:
- the LOC113356731 gene encoding histone deacetylase 19-like, which encodes METGGNSLPSGPDGVKRKVSYFYDPEVGNYYYGQGHPMKPHRIRMTHALLAHYGLLQNMQVLKPFPARDRDLCRFHADDYVAFLRSITPETQQDQLRQLKRFNVGEDCPVFDGLYSFCQTYAGGSVGGAVKLNHGLCDIAINWAGGLHHAKKCEASGFCYVNDIVLSILELLKTHERVLYVDIDIHHGDGVEEAFYTTDRVMTVSFHKFGDYFPGTGDIRDIGHGKGKYYSLNVPLDDGIDDESYQNLFKPLMEKVMEIFRPGAVVLQCGADSLSGDRLGCFNLSIKGHAECVKYMRSFNVPLLLLGGGGYTIRNVARCWCYETGVALGVEIEDKMPQHEYYEYFGPDYTLHVAPSNMENKNSRLILEEIRGKLLENLSKLRHAPSIQFQERPPDTELPEGDEDQEDADERWGPDSDMEVDDERKPLANNSQPARVKREVDEPEVKEMEDQKVAVEQVKGVETKAEENSGSKAPDAVPMSIDEPTPVKVEQENMTKPSDQSAQMYPKP